One Bacillota bacterium genomic window, CTCGTCAACGGCCACGACGGCGATCTGTTCGGCGGCGCGGCTTGCCGGCCCCAGCATGAAGCGCACGCCGACCCGCAGGTCGTAAAGGGGCAGTTCCAGGGGCTCAAACAGGCCGAGGGCCTGCGCCAGCGCAGCGGCCACCCCGGAGGCCAGCGCCACGAGCGCTCGCCTTCTCAAAGCGGGCTCCTCACGATCAAATACCCGCCCAGAGCTACCACCACGCTCACGAGCGTCCCCACCAGGTAGTACTCGGCGAAGGCTTTGTTCTCCAGTTCCTTGAAGCGCGCGATGGACTTGGCGGCGATGACGAAGCCAACGGCCGCGGGGGCCTCGGACAGGAGAAACGTCAGGATGAGGGCGCGCTCCAGCATCCCCACGTAGGCCCCGATGCGGGGCAGTTCGCGTTCAGACCCCGCAAAGCCGGCCGCGCCCGGCTCGACCCGGCATGCCTCGAGCGCCGTGCGCACCAGCACGGCCCCGCCCAGGATGACCGCGGCGTAGACGGCCACCATGCGCCACCACGCGGGGTGACCCAGGTATTCGGGCGGGGAGACTCCCGCCAGCAGGCCAAGAACCGCCTCGCCCCCGCGCCATGGCTGCAGCGCCTGCGCGGATGGCAGACGCACCACGAAGAAGATGACCCACACGTGCGCCGCCTGATCGAGCAGGAACGCCCACACGCCCGGCGGCCCGCCAGCCGGTGCCGCCCTCCTGCGCCACGCATCCTTCAACGCGTCGATGGCAACATGCGCCGCCGCCACGGCCAGCCACGCGCCCACGAGGGCCGCCGACAGGGCCGGCCAGCTCAAGACGGCCAGCAGCGCGAGGTGCACCAGGGCGTGCGTCGCGTAAGCCTGCGCGCGCCCCTCCCGCCGGCCGCGCACGACGCCGTCCCCCTGGAACAGGAAATCGCCCAGCA contains:
- a CDS encoding DUF3307 domain-containing protein, translated to MTSLQGFFQVVHSETVRASLAWIFVLAHVLGDFLFQGDGVVRGRREGRAQAYATHALVHLALLAVLSWPALSAALVGAWLAVAAAHVAIDALKDAWRRRAAPAGGPPGVWAFLLDQAAHVWVIFFVVRLPSAQALQPWRGGEAVLGLLAGVSPPEYLGHPAWWRMVAVYAAVILGGAVLVRTALEACRVEPGAAGFAGSERELPRIGAYVGMLERALILTFLLSEAPAAVGFVIAAKSIARFKELENKAFAEYYLVGTLVSVVVALGGYLIVRSPL